A DNA window from Anaerocolumna sp. AGMB13020 contains the following coding sequences:
- a CDS encoding cupin domain-containing protein, producing the protein MQKINIEDILEFTKNKSARKGIFKEGQLDTGLLLYAPGQTTPDHKHTDIDEVFYVISGGGTITINNEPISVKEKDIIYSPHDELHGFHNTTSSNWVVLQIKISLAN; encoded by the coding sequence ATGCAGAAAATTAATATAGAAGATATTTTAGAATTTACCAAGAATAAAAGTGCCAGAAAAGGAATATTCAAAGAAGGTCAGCTGGATACCGGCCTTCTGCTTTATGCTCCCGGTCAGACAACGCCTGACCATAAACACACGGATATCGATGAAGTATTCTACGTTATCTCAGGAGGAGGTACAATAACCATTAATAATGAACCTATTTCTGTAAAAGAAAAGGACATCATTTATTCTCCTCATGACGAGCTTCATGGATTTCATAATACGACTTCCTCCAATTGGGTGGTCTTACAGATTAAAATATCTTTGGCAAATTAA
- a CDS encoding winged helix-turn-helix transcriptional regulator, giving the protein MPCNKSCPIEHTVNLIGHKWKVLIIRNLMNDGTQRFSELSKGINGISQKMLTQQLKQLEQDGIIDRKVFPEVPPRVEYSLTESGNSLKPILDSMNLWGVEHMKQQGKNNNNFHS; this is encoded by the coding sequence ATGCCCTGTAATAAATCCTGTCCCATTGAACACACGGTTAATCTAATCGGGCACAAATGGAAGGTATTAATCATAAGAAATCTGATGAATGACGGGACCCAAAGGTTCTCGGAACTTAGCAAAGGAATCAACGGCATAAGCCAGAAGATGCTGACCCAACAGCTTAAGCAATTAGAACAGGACGGGATTATAGATCGAAAAGTTTTCCCGGAAGTTCCGCCAAGAGTGGAATATTCCTTGACAGAGTCAGGCAACTCTCTAAAACCTATTTTGGATTCCATGAATTTATGGGGTGTTGAACATATGAAGCAGCAAGGAAAGAATAATAATAATTTCCATTCTTGA
- a CDS encoding response regulator transcription factor: MNILLVDDDRFVLGALLQNMDWKALGLKEVYTAPNISQAKEVIREKSVQILITDIDMPQGSGIDLLTWVREENYDIQTIFLTNYADFTFAQKAVELQSLEYYLKPIEFDKLALIVKKAVIKVEAGYQAKQAANITTIWEDIKVNIFEHFWSAYLKREAAYTEEELKARLSKNHLPYKMTDKFILLLFDLFTIKLSAKNEISYSYPDAKKLRMGFESSFQETFESVLSPHDILLELNPVNGSFLAILNITNSTTEELFPKLSDYCTRLIRLVNKKYEASLSCYIGLPASFQEFHNELKQLQAMNENSIDCKDKVFFLGDYVPVQAEYSLPNLKLLDEYLQLEKRESFTSYCKDYLTTLAQSDKLNYTVLASFQIDVIQLIYSFLKEKGILAHKLIQGKTNDTLLELSSKSIENMTLYITYLVNTALDYAAFSASEKSVASIICEFIDIHFAEDINRNSLAEIVYLDPDYTARLFKKETGTSLVNYIIKKRIDTAKDLLINTVLSVNLISDKVGYGNYSYFTKLFKKETGFTPVDFRRRKRLP; the protein is encoded by the coding sequence ATGAATATATTACTTGTTGACGACGATCGCTTTGTATTAGGTGCCTTGCTTCAAAATATGGATTGGAAGGCCCTGGGTCTTAAGGAGGTCTACACAGCCCCCAATATAAGCCAGGCCAAAGAAGTAATCAGGGAAAAATCCGTACAGATTCTGATTACAGATATCGACATGCCCCAGGGAAGCGGTATTGATCTCCTTACCTGGGTAAGGGAAGAAAATTATGATATACAGACTATCTTTTTGACCAACTATGCAGATTTTACTTTTGCACAGAAAGCAGTGGAACTGCAAAGTCTGGAATATTATTTAAAACCCATTGAATTTGACAAGCTCGCCCTTATTGTTAAAAAAGCAGTAATAAAAGTAGAAGCCGGCTATCAGGCAAAACAAGCAGCAAATATTACTACCATTTGGGAGGATATCAAGGTTAATATTTTTGAGCATTTCTGGAGTGCCTATCTGAAACGCGAGGCTGCTTACACGGAAGAGGAACTAAAAGCCCGTCTGTCTAAAAATCATTTACCCTATAAAATGACGGACAAGTTTATTCTTCTTCTCTTTGACCTGTTTACCATTAAATTATCCGCTAAAAATGAGATAAGCTATTCTTATCCAGATGCCAAAAAGCTGAGGATGGGCTTTGAAAGTTCTTTCCAGGAAACCTTTGAGAGCGTTTTATCTCCCCATGACATTCTTTTGGAATTAAATCCTGTTAATGGAAGTTTCCTTGCAATTTTAAACATCACGAACAGTACAACGGAGGAGTTATTTCCCAAATTATCTGATTACTGCACCAGACTTATACGTCTGGTAAATAAAAAGTATGAAGCCTCTCTTAGCTGTTATATAGGACTCCCGGCTTCCTTCCAGGAGTTTCACAACGAACTGAAGCAATTACAAGCTATGAATGAAAATAGCATTGATTGCAAGGATAAGGTCTTTTTCCTGGGTGACTACGTACCGGTGCAGGCCGAGTACTCCTTACCTAACCTAAAGCTTTTGGATGAATATCTGCAATTGGAAAAACGTGAATCATTTACCTCCTACTGCAAAGACTACCTGACCACTCTGGCTCAATCTGATAAATTGAATTACACGGTTTTGGCCAGTTTCCAGATTGATGTCATACAGCTTATCTATTCTTTCTTAAAAGAGAAAGGAATATTGGCTCATAAACTGATACAGGGCAAGACCAATGACACCTTGCTGGAGCTTTCCTCTAAATCCATTGAAAATATGACTCTCTACATTACTTATCTGGTAAATACAGCTCTGGATTATGCCGCCTTTTCAGCTTCTGAAAAGTCAGTAGCCTCTATTATCTGTGAGTTTATCGACATACATTTTGCTGAGGATATCAACCGTAACAGCCTGGCTGAAATTGTTTATCTGGATCCGGACTACACCGCCAGACTCTTTAAAAAAGAAACAGGAACCTCCTTGGTCAATTACATTATTAAGAAACGTATTGATACGGCAAAGGATCTGCTTATCAACACGGTGCTGTCAGTTAATCTTATATCGGATAAAGTAGGCTATGGGAATTATTCTTATTTTACAAAACTCTTTAAGAAAGAGACGGGATTTACACCGGTGGACTTTCGCAGAAGGAAGAGATTGCCTTAA
- a CDS encoding sensor histidine kinase, whose protein sequence is MEKKRYRSSYSLEHYIKVLISLSIPIIVINIMVSFFSIITTRQQNVTHISNTITLYQNETVRKTVAVEHFVRWTAIHEPLVETLETSTDFGERKDAISTFRTRVSDNQYATGREYQYFLYLEEQDLFFNSSALNLSYSDYLICKKEFLKKIKSGETLKNSSDWKILKIRKNYYFYYIITYNNRTFISLISARDILTPLEDVNLGANGYMLMKDTNNTILANTDSKKKHSSGNPLFLSRLFFGNEESNLPFTLNIFVDNWSYERIIIIQIFVIIMAFIVALTLFVFLFYMQQKVIKPIRNFSLNLSKINEGSNLLDLQDGNIIELEQASMQFKNLMREITKLKITLYEEELEKKRIQIGFLQQQIKPHFYLNCLTTIYSMAQTKNYKEIESMALFTSKYLRYLFQTNKDFIKLEYELNHVNDYLNIQSLRYGSAFSYQCDIEAGTAEAVIPPLILMTFMENTIKHCVSLTITLKITLKVQKRRRLEKDYLKILLKDSGPGFNKEALHVLNSRHTLAGKDGNRIGISNTKERLTFLYGEDYELKFSNNIDMGACIELLLPFHTENN, encoded by the coding sequence ATGGAAAAAAAAAGATACCGATCCAGTTATTCACTGGAGCATTATATAAAAGTATTAATCAGTTTGTCCATTCCGATTATTGTTATTAATATTATGGTTAGCTTTTTCTCCATTATCACTACAAGGCAGCAAAATGTGACTCATATTTCCAATACCATAACCTTATATCAGAATGAAACGGTTCGAAAAACCGTAGCCGTAGAGCACTTTGTCCGTTGGACAGCCATCCATGAGCCACTGGTGGAAACCCTAGAGACCAGCACGGATTTTGGTGAACGCAAGGATGCCATCTCTACCTTTCGTACCAGAGTAAGTGACAATCAATATGCCACAGGAAGGGAATATCAGTATTTCCTGTATTTGGAGGAGCAGGACCTATTCTTTAACAGTTCTGCCCTTAACCTTTCCTATTCAGACTATCTAATATGCAAGAAGGAATTTCTCAAGAAGATCAAAAGCGGTGAGACTTTAAAAAACAGCAGCGACTGGAAGATACTAAAGATACGTAAGAACTACTACTTTTACTATATTATTACTTATAATAACCGTACTTTTATCTCACTGATTTCTGCCAGAGATATTCTGACCCCTCTTGAAGATGTAAATCTTGGTGCCAATGGCTATATGCTTATGAAAGATACAAACAATACCATCCTCGCCAACACGGATTCCAAAAAGAAACACAGTTCTGGAAATCCTCTTTTTTTAAGCCGTTTATTTTTTGGCAATGAAGAATCAAATCTGCCTTTTACTTTAAATATTTTTGTGGATAACTGGTCTTATGAAAGGATTATCATTATTCAGATTTTTGTTATTATCATGGCTTTTATTGTAGCCTTGACTTTATTTGTATTCCTGTTTTATATGCAGCAAAAAGTGATTAAGCCAATACGGAATTTCTCCTTGAATCTCTCTAAGATCAATGAAGGCTCCAATCTTTTGGACTTGCAGGATGGCAATATCATTGAGCTGGAACAGGCCAGTATGCAGTTCAAGAATCTGATGCGGGAAATTACAAAATTAAAAATCACCCTATATGAAGAGGAATTGGAGAAAAAACGTATTCAGATAGGTTTCTTGCAGCAGCAAATCAAACCCCATTTCTATTTAAACTGTCTGACAACCATATACAGTATGGCTCAGACAAAGAATTATAAAGAGATTGAGTCCATGGCACTTTTTACCTCCAAATATCTGCGCTACCTGTTCCAGACGAATAAGGATTTTATAAAGCTGGAATATGAGCTTAATCATGTCAATGATTATTTAAATATACAAAGCTTAAGGTACGGTTCTGCCTTTTCCTATCAATGTGATATCGAAGCCGGAACAGCTGAGGCTGTCATACCTCCTCTTATCCTTATGACCTTTATGGAGAACACCATTAAGCACTGTGTATCCCTTACCATAACCCTGAAGATTACATTAAAGGTACAAAAACGCAGGAGACTGGAGAAAGACTATCTAAAAATTCTTTTAAAAGATTCCGGTCCGGGATTTAACAAGGAGGCTCTCCATGTGTTAAACAGCCGCCACACCCTTGCCGGTAAAGATGGTAACAGAATTGGAATCAGTAATACCAAAGAAAGACTCACCTTTTTATATGGTGAGGATTATGAATTGAAATTCTCCAATAATATAGATATGGGTGCATGCATCGAACTTTTATTGCCTTTTCATACAGAAAATAACTAG
- a CDS encoding ABC transporter permease codes for MKKLSKGTKGAKVSLGRGLKKSIPLYILLFPSAVLLFCFAYLPMYGLLIAFKDYSPALGIMGSPWVGFKHFLKFFNSYQFTLTLKNTLSISLYGIIVGFPLPIALALLCNQIRNQKFKKVFQVTTYLPHFISTMVMCGLILIFLSPSSGIIANFFRLFGVELPNFMASVTAFKHVYVWSDIWQHLGWDSIIYLAALSAIDPTYYEAATIDGASTMQKIRYIDIPLILSTAMILLILRAGGILSVGFEKVLLLQNTQNSMGSEIISTYVYKVGMQSFQYSLSTAIGLFNTVVNLAVLLVVNWFSKKTTDTGLI; via the coding sequence ATGAAAAAATTATCAAAGGGTACCAAAGGTGCAAAAGTTTCTTTGGGCAGAGGCTTAAAGAAGAGCATCCCGCTCTATATACTTTTATTCCCTTCTGCAGTACTTTTGTTCTGCTTTGCGTATTTGCCGATGTATGGTCTTTTAATTGCCTTTAAAGATTATTCACCGGCGCTGGGGATTATGGGGAGTCCCTGGGTAGGCTTCAAGCATTTTTTAAAATTTTTCAATTCGTATCAGTTTACACTAACACTCAAAAATACATTATCTATCAGCCTTTACGGAATTATCGTCGGGTTTCCGCTGCCAATTGCATTGGCGTTGTTATGCAACCAGATCAGAAACCAGAAATTCAAGAAAGTGTTTCAGGTAACAACCTACCTTCCGCACTTTATTTCCACTATGGTCATGTGCGGTCTGATTCTGATCTTTTTGTCACCCAGCAGCGGAATTATAGCTAATTTTTTCAGATTGTTTGGTGTGGAGCTGCCAAATTTCATGGCAAGCGTAACGGCGTTTAAGCATGTTTATGTATGGAGTGATATCTGGCAGCATTTAGGCTGGGACAGTATTATATATCTGGCGGCTTTGTCTGCCATAGATCCTACATATTATGAAGCTGCTACCATAGACGGTGCATCTACGATGCAGAAAATTCGTTATATCGATATTCCGCTGATTCTATCCACTGCCATGATACTGTTAATCTTAAGAGCAGGCGGTATTTTGAGTGTAGGGTTTGAGAAAGTACTGCTGCTGCAAAATACACAGAATTCCATGGGGAGTGAGATTATTTCTACGTATGTCTATAAAGTTGGTATGCAGAGCTTTCAATACAGTCTGTCGACTGCAATCGGTTTGTTTAATACGGTAGTAAATTTGGCGGTACTCTTAGTGGTTAACTGGTTTTCAAAGAAAACTACAGATACTGGTCTGATATAA
- a CDS encoding carbohydrate ABC transporter permease, producing the protein MSRQKPVKMKKSRQDRIVDFAIHAIAVIMILAVIYPLWFIIIASFSNPADVANGNVWVWPKKWILDGYRELFKQTAIWRSYGNTIIYTITGTLVALLVNITAGYAMSRKDMVGRKWINLFYIIPMFISGGLIPIYLVVKDFNLLDSFWVMIVPFSVSTYNIIVARTFFNSSLPEGLWESAQIDGCGTIRYFFRFAIPLSKAIIAVIGLWTAVGIWNSWFNALIYLQSANLQPLQLLLRRILISNQSLLGAATGEMASELRRLSDMMKYASIVISTIPIMCLYPFLQKYFNQGVMIGAIKE; encoded by the coding sequence ATGAGCAGACAGAAACCCGTTAAAATGAAAAAGAGCCGTCAGGACAGAATAGTTGACTTTGCTATCCATGCCATTGCGGTTATCATGATATTGGCAGTTATTTATCCTTTATGGTTTATAATCATAGCATCTTTTAGTAATCCTGCAGATGTGGCCAACGGAAATGTATGGGTCTGGCCGAAGAAATGGATATTGGACGGATACCGGGAATTGTTTAAACAGACAGCCATCTGGCGCAGTTATGGTAATACGATAATTTATACTATAACTGGCACACTGGTTGCATTACTCGTTAATATTACCGCAGGATATGCCATGTCCCGAAAAGATATGGTAGGAAGAAAGTGGATTAATTTATTTTATATTATACCGATGTTTATCAGCGGTGGTCTGATTCCTATTTATCTGGTGGTAAAGGACTTTAATTTATTGGATTCCTTCTGGGTTATGATAGTACCTTTTTCGGTATCTACTTATAATATCATTGTGGCAAGGACCTTTTTCAACTCAAGCTTACCGGAAGGTCTATGGGAATCTGCACAGATTGACGGCTGCGGTACCATTAGGTATTTCTTTCGGTTTGCAATACCCTTATCCAAGGCAATAATTGCCGTAATTGGATTATGGACGGCAGTAGGTATTTGGAATTCCTGGTTTAATGCTCTGATTTATTTACAGAGTGCGAACCTTCAACCATTACAGCTTTTACTGCGCAGAATCCTGATATCGAATCAGTCACTCCTTGGAGCTGCTACAGGGGAAATGGCATCTGAGCTTCGAAGACTGTCTGATATGATGAAATATGCATCAATTGTAATCTCAACCATTCCGATTATGTGCTTATATCCTTTTCTGCAAAAGTACTTTAATCAAGGGGTTATGATAGGTGCCATTAAAGAATAA
- a CDS encoding extracellular solute-binding protein, with product MFKKVVSAIVMAAMLAVSLTGCGGKGGEDNANPASQESQGKGNETAEQNSFKVATVRWADWGEAYHEGFVDTAAENAGIKIQWETILNSDWGDKKAVLMAGGDLPDAFLGSICFSAAEIASNQNSFIALDDYIDENMPNFKAILEKDPTMKALATSSDGHIYGLPSKKPCRPVVANQMFINQTWLDNLGLSMPQTYEEYYNVLKAFKEQDANGNGDPNDEIPYGQGYADTTMFFLLPFGMTIGADNTYLMSIKDGQPVYLPTLDSYREGIKWMHKAYSEGLIDPEVFTQDTSMRDAKLMNETALIGSAPGWTADATFGPNSSQYTALTALQGPDGERYISSDPEHWNYSRNEFMITNNCEDPGALLRWMDQFYTEDASIQTFYGSFGVGVEKAGDTYSLLPPTNGDSADTFAWVNSLRDFGPKYIADGFNDKVKLPADSGDGLKLELDKELSQYAKPAYPNVSYTNEQLNDLSTLYMDINSYVTTMQAKWVTEGGVEEEWNTYIDTLKQMGYDDFMKIQLDAFETYQANAK from the coding sequence ATGTTTAAAAAAGTAGTGAGTGCCATCGTTATGGCAGCAATGTTAGCAGTCTCATTAACAGGCTGCGGGGGAAAGGGAGGAGAGGATAATGCTAATCCCGCCTCTCAGGAAAGTCAGGGGAAAGGAAATGAAACAGCAGAGCAGAATTCCTTTAAGGTAGCTACCGTTCGTTGGGCAGACTGGGGTGAAGCCTACCATGAAGGTTTTGTTGATACTGCTGCTGAAAATGCCGGTATAAAGATTCAATGGGAAACTATTCTTAATTCTGACTGGGGGGATAAAAAAGCGGTATTAATGGCAGGCGGTGATTTACCCGATGCATTTTTAGGTTCCATCTGTTTTTCTGCGGCTGAAATCGCATCAAACCAGAACTCCTTTATCGCTTTAGATGATTATATTGATGAAAACATGCCTAACTTTAAAGCTATCCTGGAAAAGGATCCGACCATGAAGGCTCTTGCAACTTCTTCTGACGGACATATTTACGGACTTCCCAGTAAAAAACCCTGCAGGCCGGTTGTAGCGAACCAGATGTTCATCAATCAGACCTGGCTTGATAACTTAGGACTCTCCATGCCTCAGACATATGAGGAATATTATAATGTGTTAAAAGCTTTCAAAGAACAGGATGCCAATGGAAATGGTGATCCCAACGATGAAATTCCTTACGGACAGGGGTATGCCGATACCACAATGTTTTTCCTGCTTCCATTTGGTATGACCATTGGTGCAGATAATACTTATTTAATGTCCATCAAAGACGGACAGCCAGTTTATCTGCCCACCCTTGATTCATACCGTGAAGGAATTAAATGGATGCATAAAGCTTATAGTGAAGGTCTGATAGATCCGGAAGTGTTTACACAGGATACCTCCATGAGAGATGCAAAGCTTATGAATGAAACAGCTCTAATCGGTTCTGCCCCCGGGTGGACAGCCGATGCGACATTTGGTCCTAACTCATCCCAGTATACAGCTTTGACAGCCTTACAGGGGCCTGACGGAGAGCGTTATATCTCTTCTGATCCGGAGCACTGGAATTACAGCAGAAATGAATTCATGATAACCAATAATTGTGAAGATCCCGGCGCTCTTCTTCGTTGGATGGATCAGTTCTATACAGAAGATGCCTCCATACAGACCTTCTATGGATCTTTTGGTGTAGGTGTTGAGAAAGCTGGAGATACTTACTCCCTGCTGCCTCCTACCAATGGAGATTCCGCAGATACCTTTGCATGGGTTAATTCTCTTCGTGACTTCGGTCCGAAATATATAGCGGATGGTTTTAATGATAAGGTTAAATTACCTGCAGACAGTGGAGACGGCTTAAAGCTTGAGCTTGATAAAGAATTGAGCCAGTATGCAAAACCGGCATATCCCAATGTAAGTTATACCAATGAACAGTTAAATGATTTATCAACTCTTTATATGGACATCAATTCTTATGTGACTACCATGCAGGCTAAATGGGTAACAGAAGGTGGAGTGGAAGAAGAATGGAATACTTATATTGATACCTTAAAGCAGATGGGCTATGATGATTTCATGAAAATACAGCTGGATGCATTTGAAACCTATCAGGCGAATGCAAAATAG
- a CDS encoding glycoside hydrolase family 31 protein yields MFGKIVNFNVKQQEVEILFENGKGRISIVSELIIHVFSKLEENGKSKAIEEEVLWNTEFNAAMVGECLVISTAKVTIKVYEDFLVDFYHTNGGLLCRDYRGERKQRLVLSEELIELMAKEGHQLKNEVNNHKIQVLKELEGDEYFYGLGDKTGFLNKRGYDYEMWNTDDPTPQVDSYKALYKTIPFLITVKAHGVYGIFFDNTNRTYWDMGKESNDYFYFAADRGNLDYYFFAGEEMKDILKGYTALTGRVNRPQLWSLGYHQSRWGYETESDVRKLAKDLRDNHIPCDTIHLDIDYMEKYKVFTWNKVSYDAPKKMIQDLREEGFKIVTIIDPGVKAEEGYKVYDEGVEKDYFVKTPEGEIYVNQVWPGDSVYPDFGNEKVRQWWADNQKFLLNYGVRGVWNDMNEPASFQGEIPEDIIFSDEERKATHGEMHNVYGHFMSKATYEGLKKYDKRRPFVITRACYSGSQKYTTAWTGDNHSIWAHLQMAIPQLCNLGLSGMGFAGTDVGGFGSDTTAELLTRWVQVGCFSPLFRNHSNKGSFYQEPWQFGKKTMDIYRKYVELRYKLLPYFYDLFVEGEQSGLPVLRPLVLHYETDVRVRQCNDQFLVGESLLVAPVVMQGARNRMVYLPEGNWIDYWTGKEVEGARYIIADAPLEVCPLYVKEGSIIPNYPPQEYVGEKEITALILDIYQGDGGYTHYQDDGESFDYNEGVYNQYEFSITKEGIFTAELSHRGYEKLYSSFILKVNGKEREIPFEGRKLEIKLK; encoded by the coding sequence ATGTTTGGAAAAATCGTAAATTTTAATGTTAAACAGCAAGAGGTAGAAATCTTATTTGAAAATGGGAAGGGTAGAATTTCTATTGTTAGTGAACTTATCATACATGTATTCTCAAAATTAGAAGAAAACGGAAAATCAAAAGCCATTGAAGAGGAAGTATTATGGAATACAGAATTTAACGCTGCCATGGTGGGGGAGTGTCTGGTTATAAGTACGGCGAAAGTTACCATCAAAGTTTATGAGGATTTTCTGGTGGACTTTTATCATACGAATGGAGGCCTATTATGCAGGGATTACCGCGGTGAGCGTAAGCAGAGGCTTGTACTTAGCGAAGAGCTGATTGAACTGATGGCAAAAGAAGGACATCAGCTTAAAAATGAAGTGAACAACCATAAAATTCAAGTGCTAAAGGAACTGGAAGGGGATGAATATTTCTATGGGCTTGGTGACAAGACCGGGTTCTTAAATAAAAGAGGCTACGATTATGAAATGTGGAATACAGATGACCCTACACCTCAGGTTGACAGTTACAAGGCACTATACAAAACCATACCTTTTCTGATTACGGTAAAGGCTCATGGTGTCTATGGTATATTTTTTGATAACACCAACCGTACTTACTGGGATATGGGAAAGGAAAGCAATGATTATTTTTATTTTGCAGCTGACAGGGGAAATCTGGACTATTATTTCTTTGCAGGAGAGGAGATGAAGGACATTCTAAAAGGCTATACTGCCCTGACCGGCAGGGTTAACAGGCCTCAGCTGTGGAGTCTTGGGTATCATCAGTCCAGATGGGGCTACGAAACAGAAAGCGATGTCAGAAAGCTGGCGAAAGACCTAAGAGACAATCACATTCCCTGTGATACCATACATCTGGATATTGATTACATGGAAAAATATAAGGTATTTACCTGGAATAAAGTTTCCTATGATGCTCCGAAGAAAATGATACAGGACTTAAGGGAAGAAGGATTTAAAATCGTTACGATTATTGATCCCGGTGTGAAAGCAGAAGAGGGATATAAGGTATATGACGAAGGTGTGGAAAAGGATTATTTCGTTAAAACACCGGAAGGTGAAATCTATGTGAATCAGGTATGGCCTGGGGATTCTGTTTATCCGGACTTTGGAAATGAAAAGGTGAGACAGTGGTGGGCAGACAACCAGAAGTTTCTGCTGAACTACGGAGTTCGGGGAGTATGGAATGATATGAATGAACCTGCCAGCTTTCAAGGTGAAATTCCGGAGGATATCATATTTTCCGATGAAGAGAGAAAGGCAACCCATGGTGAAATGCATAATGTTTATGGGCACTTCATGTCCAAGGCAACCTATGAAGGTCTAAAGAAGTATGATAAAAGAAGACCTTTTGTCATTACCAGAGCCTGCTATAGCGGAAGCCAGAAATATACCACAGCCTGGACGGGGGATAACCACAGCATTTGGGCACATTTGCAAATGGCAATTCCGCAATTGTGCAATTTAGGCTTAAGCGGTATGGGTTTTGCGGGCACGGATGTAGGAGGTTTTGGATCTGACACCACAGCGGAACTCTTAACCAGGTGGGTTCAGGTAGGATGTTTTTCACCGTTGTTTAGAAATCATTCCAATAAGGGCAGCTTTTATCAGGAGCCTTGGCAGTTTGGTAAGAAGACCATGGATATTTACCGTAAGTATGTAGAATTAAGATATAAGCTGCTGCCATATTTCTATGATTTATTTGTGGAAGGGGAACAAAGTGGATTGCCTGTCCTAAGACCTCTTGTACTTCATTATGAAACGGACGTAAGAGTCCGTCAATGCAATGACCAGTTCCTGGTAGGTGAAAGTCTTTTGGTTGCACCAGTGGTTATGCAGGGAGCCCGAAATCGTATGGTATATCTGCCCGAAGGAAATTGGATAGATTACTGGACTGGCAAGGAAGTGGAAGGAGCACGTTATATCATTGCAGATGCGCCCCTTGAGGTTTGCCCCCTCTATGTAAAGGAAGGTTCTATTATACCCAATTATCCGCCTCAGGAATATGTCGGGGAAAAGGAAATTACAGCACTGATTCTTGATATCTACCAGGGGGATGGGGGTTATACCCACTACCAGGATGACGGAGAGAGCTTTGATTATAATGAAGGTGTCTATAATCAATATGAATTTTCGATTACAAAAGAAGGAATCTTTACGGCAGAACTTTCACACCGCGGATACGAGAAGCTTTACAGCTCATTTATCCTAAAGGTTAACGGGAAGGAAAGAGAGATACCTTTTGAAGGAAGAAAACTGGAGATTAAGTTAAAGTAA
- a CDS encoding glycoside hydrolase family 43 protein, with protein sequence MKYIPKQKQPLVTHMYTADPSAHVFEDKLYIYPSHDLEHNEPDNDNGDQYKMEDYHVFSMENLASPCTDHGEALHLKDIPWASQQLWAPDTAYKDGIYYLFFPAKDKDGIFRIGIATSTNPDGPFNAETTYIPGSFSIDPAVFTDEDQKTYLYFGGLWGGQLENWQTGDFLADAIPPSGNSPALGPMVAELSDDLLSFKARPQEIIILDEHGNRITAEDEDRRYFEGPWMHKYNGNYYLSYSTGTTHYVVYAISNNPLGPFTYQGRILEPVIGWTTHHSIVQFEDKWYLFYHDCSLSGGVNHKRCVKYAELKYNTDGTIQKIMPYED encoded by the coding sequence ATGAAGTATATTCCCAAACAGAAACAACCTTTAGTCACACATATGTATACAGCCGATCCGTCTGCTCACGTTTTCGAAGATAAACTCTATATCTATCCCTCTCACGACCTTGAACATAACGAACCGGATAATGATAATGGTGACCAATACAAGATGGAGGATTACCATGTCTTTTCCATGGAGAACCTGGCATCTCCCTGCACTGATCATGGTGAAGCACTCCATCTAAAAGATATTCCCTGGGCCAGCCAGCAATTATGGGCACCCGACACCGCATACAAAGACGGTATCTACTATTTATTTTTTCCAGCCAAAGATAAAGATGGTATTTTCCGAATAGGGATTGCCACCAGTACAAATCCTGATGGTCCTTTCAATGCAGAGACAACCTATATCCCTGGCAGCTTTAGTATCGATCCCGCTGTTTTCACCGATGAGGATCAAAAGACCTACTTGTATTTTGGAGGCCTTTGGGGAGGCCAGCTGGAGAATTGGCAAACGGGAGATTTTCTTGCGGATGCCATTCCTCCCTCCGGTAATTCACCAGCCTTAGGGCCAATGGTTGCGGAACTAAGCGATGATCTGCTTTCCTTTAAGGCTAGACCTCAGGAAATCATCATCCTTGATGAGCATGGTAACAGGATAACCGCAGAGGATGAAGACAGACGGTATTTTGAAGGCCCCTGGATGCATAAGTACAATGGTAATTATTACCTGTCCTACTCTACCGGCACCACTCATTATGTTGTCTATGCTATCAGTAATAATCCCCTGGGTCCTTTTACCTATCAGGGAAGAATCTTAGAACCTGTTATCGGTTGGACGACACACCATTCCATTGTTCAGTTTGAAGACAAATGGTACCTGTTCTACCATGACTGTTCCTTATCCGGCGGTGTTAACCATAAGCGCTGTGTTAAATACGCAGAGTTAAAGTACAACACGGATGGTACAATTCAAAAGATAATGCCTTACGAGGATTAA